In Bradyrhizobium lablabi, one DNA window encodes the following:
- the flbD gene encoding sigma-54-dependent transcriptional regulator FlbD, producing the protein MRLLIVGTLKGQLTTATKIAMDNGASVTHAEDHEQAMRVLRGGKGADLLLVDVFLDIRDLVMRLEAEHIHVPIVACGISNDARAAVAAIHAGAKEYIPLPPDPELIAAVLAAVANDSRDLVYRDDAMAKVIKLAQQIAGSDASVMITGESGTGKEVLARYVHTRSNRAKKPFISINCAAIPEHLLESELFGHEKGAFTGAVARRIGKFEEATGGTLLLDEISEMDVRLQSKLLRAIQERVIDRVGGTRPVPVDIRIIATSNRNLADAVREGTFREDLLFRLNVVNLKIPPLRDRPADILELAQHFAKKYADANGVPLRPISADARRVLTSNRWPGNVRELENTIHRSVLMAQGDEIGVDAILTPDGDRLDAPKTVPAVAHATFAAEQVTRALVGRTVADVERDLILETLKHCLGNRTHAANILGISIRTLRNKLNEYADGGLPITPAGAGDYNRVAAQA; encoded by the coding sequence ATGCGGCTTCTCATCGTTGGCACACTAAAGGGCCAGCTTACGACAGCCACCAAGATCGCGATGGACAACGGCGCTTCCGTGACACATGCGGAGGACCATGAACAGGCGATGCGGGTGTTGCGCGGCGGCAAGGGCGCCGACCTCTTGCTGGTCGATGTCTTCCTCGACATCCGCGACCTGGTGATGCGGCTGGAGGCCGAACACATCCACGTGCCGATCGTCGCCTGCGGCATTTCCAACGACGCCCGCGCCGCGGTTGCCGCGATCCACGCCGGCGCCAAGGAATACATCCCGCTGCCGCCCGATCCGGAATTGATCGCCGCCGTGCTCGCCGCCGTCGCCAACGATTCCCGCGACCTCGTCTATCGCGACGACGCGATGGCGAAAGTGATAAAACTGGCGCAGCAGATCGCGGGCTCCGACGCCTCCGTCATGATCACCGGCGAGTCCGGCACCGGCAAGGAAGTGCTGGCGCGCTATGTCCACACCCGCTCCAACCGCGCCAAAAAGCCCTTTATCAGCATCAATTGCGCGGCGATCCCCGAGCACCTCCTGGAATCCGAACTGTTCGGCCACGAGAAGGGCGCGTTCACCGGCGCGGTCGCGCGCCGCATCGGGAAATTCGAGGAAGCCACCGGCGGCACGCTCTTGCTCGACGAAATCTCCGAGATGGACGTGCGGCTGCAATCCAAATTGCTGCGCGCGATCCAGGAGCGCGTGATCGACCGGGTCGGCGGCACCAGGCCAGTTCCGGTCGATATTCGTATCATCGCCACCTCGAACCGCAACCTCGCGGATGCCGTGCGCGAAGGCACGTTCCGCGAGGATCTGCTGTTCCGGCTCAATGTCGTGAACCTCAAGATCCCGCCCTTGCGCGATCGCCCCGCGGACATCCTCGAACTGGCGCAGCATTTTGCCAAGAAATATGCCGACGCCAATGGCGTACCGTTGCGGCCGATCTCGGCCGATGCGCGGCGGGTGCTGACGTCGAACCGTTGGCCCGGCAACGTCCGCGAACTGGAAAACACCATCCATCGTTCGGTGTTGATGGCGCAGGGCGACGAGATCGGCGTCGACGCCATCCTGACCCCGGACGGCGACCGCCTCGACGCGCCAAAAACCGTGCCGGCGGTGGCGCATGCGACGTTTGCCGCCGAGCAGGTGACGCGCGCTTTGGTCGGCCGCACGGTTGCGGATGTCGAGCGCGACCTGATCCTGGAGACCCTAAAACATTGCCTCGGCAATCGCACCCATGCCGCCAACATCCTCGGCATCTCGATCCGCACCTTGCGCAACAAGCTGAACGAATATGCCGACGGCGGATTGCCGATCACCCCCGCCGGCGCCGGCGATTATAACCGCGTCGCGGCGCAGGCCTGA
- the fliN gene encoding flagellar motor switch protein FliN codes for MSDTDAQVPLPDLNSTEVPPIDDVAYHDNEQASRVAADLEAVFDVPVQVSAVLGRSKMDVGELLKLGPGTVLELDRRVGEAIDIYVNNRLVARGEVVLVEDKLGVTMTEIIKAERS; via the coding sequence ATGAGTGACACCGACGCACAGGTCCCGCTTCCGGATCTCAACTCCACCGAGGTGCCGCCGATCGATGACGTGGCCTATCACGACAACGAACAGGCCTCGCGGGTTGCCGCCGACCTCGAGGCCGTGTTCGACGTGCCGGTGCAGGTCTCCGCCGTGCTCGGCCGCTCGAAGATGGACGTCGGCGAATTGCTTAAGCTCGGTCCCGGCACCGTGCTCGAACTCGACCGCCGCGTCGGCGAAGCCATCGACATCTACGTCAACAACCGTCTGGTCGCGCGCGGCGAAGTGGTTCTGGTCGAAGACAAGCTTGGCGTGACCATGACGGAAATCATCAAGGCGGAACGCAGCTAA
- a CDS encoding FliH/SctL family protein translates to MGAPAKFLFDTDFSAPDKTRERPATPAEIAQKLAAAEARAYREGFDAGQREARAESDRRAALALEEIGIAIKGIATRFSGIEIRMETEAVDVAVAVARKLCSALIAGEPLGEITALVSDCFSHLVSTPHLVVRINDSLYEAARERIEKLAKQSGFEGRLVILAEPQIDTGDCRIEWADGGVVLERTAIETKIDELVGRYIASRNQATT, encoded by the coding sequence ATGGGCGCACCGGCAAAATTTTTGTTCGACACCGACTTCTCCGCGCCGGACAAGACGCGCGAGCGGCCGGCTACTCCTGCCGAGATCGCCCAGAAGCTCGCCGCCGCCGAGGCCCGCGCCTATCGCGAAGGCTTCGATGCCGGCCAACGCGAGGCACGGGCGGAAAGCGACCGCCGCGCGGCGCTGGCGCTCGAGGAGATCGGCATCGCCATCAAGGGCATCGCGACGCGCTTTTCCGGCATCGAAATCAGGATGGAGACCGAGGCGGTCGACGTCGCGGTCGCAGTGGCGCGCAAGCTATGCAGCGCACTGATTGCCGGCGAGCCGCTCGGCGAGATCACAGCGCTAGTGAGCGATTGCTTCTCGCATTTGGTCTCGACGCCGCATCTGGTGGTCCGGATCAACGACTCTCTCTACGAGGCGGCGCGCGAGCGGATCGAAAAACTGGCGAAACAAAGCGGCTTCGAGGGCCGTCTCGTGATCCTGGCCGAGCCGCAGATCGACACCGGCGATTGCAGGATCGAATGGGCCGATGGCGGCGTCGTGCTGGAGCGCACCGCGATCGAGACCAAGATCGACGAACTTGTCGGACGCTACATCGCGTCCCGCAACCAGGCCACGACTTGA
- the fliG gene encoding flagellar motor switch protein FliG, with amino-acid sequence MNVPQTTNVNDITSVISSLAARQSGRPKAQPLSGPKRAAVLMLALGEQYGGKVWSLLDDDEVRELSLVMSTLGTVEADVVEDLLLEFVSRMSASGALMGTFDGTERLLQLYLPPERVNGIMDEIRGPAGRNMWEKLSNVQEEVLANYLKNEYPQTIAVVLSKLKPEHAARVLAILPEDMALDVVGRMLKMEAVQKEVIERVEQTLRTEFMSNLSQTRRRDAHEVMAEIFNNFDRQTETRFITSLEEENRESAERIKALMFTFDDLVKLDSGSAQTLMRHVDKDKLGVALKSANEEVRGFFLGNMSSRAGKMLLDDMAALGPVRLRDVDEAQALLVNLAKDLAAKGEIMLTKNRADDELVY; translated from the coding sequence ATGAACGTACCGCAAACCACCAACGTCAACGATATCACCAGCGTCATCTCCTCGCTGGCGGCCCGTCAGAGCGGTCGCCCGAAAGCCCAGCCGCTGAGCGGCCCGAAACGCGCCGCGGTGCTGATGCTCGCACTCGGCGAGCAATATGGCGGCAAGGTCTGGTCGCTGCTCGACGATGATGAAGTGCGCGAGCTATCGCTCGTGATGTCGACGCTCGGCACCGTCGAGGCCGACGTGGTGGAAGACCTTTTGCTCGAATTCGTCTCGCGGATGTCGGCTTCCGGCGCGCTGATGGGAACCTTCGACGGCACCGAGCGGCTGTTGCAGCTCTATTTGCCGCCCGAGCGCGTCAACGGCATCATGGACGAAATTCGCGGCCCCGCCGGGCGCAACATGTGGGAGAAACTCTCCAACGTCCAGGAAGAGGTGCTCGCCAACTATCTCAAGAATGAATATCCGCAGACCATCGCGGTAGTGCTGTCGAAGCTGAAGCCGGAGCACGCCGCCCGCGTGCTCGCGATCCTGCCCGAGGACATGGCGCTCGACGTGGTCGGCCGCATGCTGAAGATGGAAGCGGTGCAGAAGGAAGTGATCGAGCGCGTCGAACAGACGCTGCGCACCGAATTCATGTCGAACCTGTCGCAGACCCGCCGCCGCGACGCCCACGAGGTGATGGCGGAAATCTTCAACAACTTCGACCGCCAGACCGAAACCCGCTTCATCACCTCGCTGGAAGAGGAAAACCGCGAGTCCGCCGAACGCATCAAGGCGCTGATGTTCACCTTCGACGACCTTGTCAAGCTCGACTCTGGTTCCGCCCAGACCCTGATGCGCCACGTCGACAAGGACAAGCTCGGCGTCGCGCTCAAGAGCGCCAACGAGGAAGTCCGCGGCTTCTTCCTCGGCAACATGTCGTCCCGCGCCGGCAAGATGCTGCTCGACGACATGGCGGCGCTTGGACCGGTGCGATTGCGCGACGTCGACGAGGCGCAGGCGCTGTTGGTCAACCTCGCCAAGGATCTGGCGGCCAAGGGCGAGATCATGCTGACCAAGAACCGCGCCGACGACGAATTGGTGTATTGA
- the fliF gene encoding flagellar basal-body MS-ring/collar protein FliF: MQGLVAFLRGLGASRLMAMVAVTTALIAFFGFVIMRVTTPQLTTLFTDLSVEDSSAIIKDLERQAIPFELRNDGAVIMVPKDKVTRLRMKLAEGGLPKGGGVGYEIFDKSDALGTTSFVQNINHLRALEGELARTIHAIDRVQAARVHLVLPERPLFSRETPEPSASIVLRVRGALEPQQIRAIRHLVASAVNGLKPQRVSIVDEAGQLLADGAGTGTDGDNAVADERRAGFEKRMRNQVEAIVSSVVGAGRARVQISADFDYNKITQTSDKFDPEGRVLRSTQTKEESAATTDSNGQVTVNNELPGNQNGNNAIPARDQSKKTEETNNYEISRTTKTEVTEAGRVNRLSVAVLVDGSYTKNDKGEMVYQERSKEQLDRIAALVRSAIGFDQKRGDQVEVVNLKFAEAPMVPPVAEATGLLGMLQFTKDDVMYVIELGVMMMLSLVVMFMVIRPLVKRILASEEVAALTGDGAMAALTDGSAQGGGQNLVPSTNATAQMIDVAQIQGQVHAQSVHRVGELAERNPNETANIVRQWLTETAT, translated from the coding sequence GTGCAGGGTCTGGTAGCTTTCCTAAGGGGCCTCGGTGCTTCGCGCTTGATGGCGATGGTCGCGGTGACAACCGCGCTGATCGCCTTCTTCGGCTTTGTCATCATGCGCGTCACCACCCCGCAGCTGACGACGCTGTTCACCGACTTAAGCGTCGAGGATTCCTCGGCCATCATCAAGGACCTAGAACGCCAGGCGATCCCCTTCGAGCTGCGCAACGACGGCGCCGTGATCATGGTGCCGAAGGACAAGGTGACGCGGCTGCGCATGAAGCTCGCCGAGGGCGGCCTGCCCAAGGGCGGCGGCGTCGGCTACGAGATCTTCGACAAATCCGACGCGCTCGGCACCACGAGTTTCGTCCAGAACATCAATCATTTGCGCGCGCTCGAGGGCGAACTCGCCCGCACCATCCACGCCATCGACCGGGTCCAGGCGGCCCGGGTCCATCTGGTGCTGCCGGAGCGGCCGCTGTTCTCGCGCGAAACCCCCGAGCCATCGGCCTCGATCGTGCTGCGCGTCCGCGGCGCGCTGGAACCGCAGCAGATCCGGGCGATCCGCCATCTGGTCGCCTCCGCCGTCAACGGCTTGAAGCCGCAGCGGGTGTCGATCGTCGACGAGGCCGGCCAATTGCTTGCCGACGGCGCCGGGACCGGCACCGATGGCGACAACGCGGTGGCCGACGAGCGAAGGGCGGGCTTCGAGAAGCGGATGCGCAACCAGGTCGAGGCGATCGTGTCCTCGGTGGTCGGCGCGGGGCGCGCCCGCGTCCAGATCTCGGCCGACTTCGACTACAACAAGATCACCCAGACCTCGGACAAGTTCGATCCCGAAGGCCGCGTGCTGCGCTCGACCCAGACCAAGGAAGAATCCGCGGCGACCACCGACAGCAACGGCCAGGTCACCGTCAACAACGAATTGCCGGGCAATCAAAACGGCAACAATGCGATACCGGCGCGCGACCAGAGCAAGAAGACCGAAGAGACCAACAATTACGAGATCTCCCGCACCACCAAGACCGAAGTGACCGAGGCCGGACGGGTCAACCGTCTCTCGGTCGCGGTGCTGGTCGACGGCAGCTACACCAAGAACGACAAGGGCGAGATGGTCTACCAGGAGCGCAGCAAGGAACAGCTCGACCGCATCGCGGCGCTGGTGCGCTCGGCCATCGGCTTCGATCAGAAGCGCGGCGACCAGGTCGAGGTCGTCAACCTCAAATTCGCCGAGGCGCCGATGGTTCCCCCGGTCGCCGAAGCGACCGGCCTGCTCGGCATGCTGCAGTTCACCAAGGACGACGTGATGTACGTCATCGAGCTCGGCGTCATGATGATGCTCAGCCTGGTGGTGATGTTCATGGTGATCCGGCCGCTGGTCAAGCGCATCCTCGCCTCCGAGGAGGTCGCCGCCCTGACCGGCGACGGCGCGATGGCGGCGCTGACCGATGGCAGCGCGCAAGGGGGCGGCCAGAATCTCGTTCCCTCCACCAACGCCACCGCGCAAATGATCGACGTCGCCCAGATCCAGGGCCAGGTCCATGCCCAGTCGGTGCATCGGGTCGGTGAACTGGCCGAACGAAACCCCAATGAAACCGCCAATATTGTTCGTCAATGGCTCACCGAAACGGCCACGTGA
- a CDS encoding DUF1153 domain-containing protein, giving the protein MTEPHRPRVKYVIGPDGSPLTIADLPAPGTKRWVIRRKAEVVAAVRGGLLSLEEACSRYTLTVDEFLSWQFSIDQHGLAGLRTTRIQQYRQ; this is encoded by the coding sequence ATGACAGAACCCCATCGCCCGAGGGTAAAATACGTCATCGGGCCTGACGGTAGTCCGTTAACGATTGCGGATCTGCCCGCGCCCGGAACCAAACGGTGGGTAATTCGCCGTAAGGCCGAAGTCGTTGCCGCTGTGCGCGGCGGTCTGCTCTCCCTCGAGGAGGCCTGCAGCCGCTACACGCTGACGGTCGACGAGTTCCTCTCTTGGCAGTTTTCCATCGACCAACATGGCCTTGCCGGACTGCGCACGACCCGCATCCAGCAATATCGCCAATAA
- a CDS encoding flagellar hook assembly protein FlgD: protein MTTTTGAATTASPIVSGTTKQPASSSSSSSLSSTSGATLAGNFQSFLTLLTTQLKNQNPLDPLDTNQFTQQLVQFAGVEQQLKTNDQLTNLVSLQQTAQSTQALGFVGKTAVVDGSTAALTKSSATWELSVPSNSNVKISITNSTGQTVFSGSYSVSAGQNQPFTWDGKGNDGTQLPDGQYKLTATAADSAGNSVAVTTEIQGVVSSVDLTQSPPLLSINGKTYTVSQIKGIAS from the coding sequence ATGACAACAACAACAGGCGCAGCAACCACAGCGAGCCCGATCGTTTCGGGGACGACGAAGCAACCGGCCTCGTCTTCGTCGAGCTCCTCCCTGAGTTCGACCTCCGGCGCCACGCTCGCCGGCAACTTTCAGTCTTTTCTGACGCTGCTCACGACGCAATTGAAGAACCAGAATCCGCTCGATCCGCTGGACACCAACCAGTTCACCCAGCAACTCGTGCAATTCGCCGGCGTCGAGCAGCAGCTCAAGACCAACGATCAGCTGACTAACCTGGTTTCGCTGCAACAGACCGCGCAATCGACGCAGGCGCTCGGATTCGTCGGCAAGACCGCGGTGGTCGACGGCTCGACCGCGGCCTTGACCAAGAGTTCGGCCACCTGGGAATTGAGCGTTCCGAGCAATTCCAACGTCAAAATCTCGATCACCAACTCAACCGGGCAAACCGTCTTTTCCGGCAGCTACTCAGTCAGCGCCGGCCAGAATCAGCCCTTCACCTGGGACGGCAAGGGCAACGACGGCACGCAATTGCCGGACGGCCAATACAAGCTGACCGCAACGGCTGCCGACAGCGCGGGCAATTCGGTGGCCGTCACCACCGAGATCCAGGGCGTGGTCAGTTCGGTGGACCTCACCCAGTCACCCCCCTTGCTGTCGATCAACGGCAAGACCTATACGGTCAGCCAGATCAAGGGCATCGCCAGCTAG
- a CDS encoding flagellar hook-length control protein FliK yields the protein MSVPTTPPKSVRSDQSRATDSFGALVDSNAAADVSNSSTAPAAQQPHAAPQQSPSPRPSNDNSAPADNSGSRDKAASDQSAGNNSGNSGGATTGPGSDAGANANASQPAATKSGTTKSDTTKSTDKPASGANSTADSSTAPAVVAQPLSITTPNPVAVTIAVAIPTSGTPGATPASGSGSATAPLAIAAAAIAASSQAAPASTSSAQTKIDANAAAAASTTAATATNPDAAAAAKIAVQAAAGEAIAKPVKPQLTPTGATDVATTIAATAPVAPKTTSTKAAVATPAKGATSGTSDATSGTSDSSATAAPADRGNVASQQAAAAKPEAGNGLAAKPDASAGAALTTPAPVTARDHSTVAATANAPTGSSDAGGQVTGAFQPQPGTAATPLAPTGPLSVTAATNAPVPLSGLAVQIAASVKSGKSSFEIRLDPADLGRIDVRINVDTNGNVTSHLTVEKPETLSMLRQDAPQLQQALDDAGFKTGDGGLQFSLRDQSFSGQNGGNDTPRNAQRLVITDDVTIPATVAGQSYGRMLGSSSGVDIRV from the coding sequence GTGTCCGTTCCGACCACGCCGCCGAAATCCGTGCGCTCCGACCAATCGCGGGCGACCGACAGTTTCGGGGCCCTGGTCGATAGCAACGCGGCCGCCGACGTCAGCAACAGTTCCACCGCCCCAGCCGCGCAGCAGCCACATGCCGCTCCGCAGCAGTCCCCCTCGCCGCGTCCTTCGAACGATAATTCGGCGCCTGCGGATAACAGCGGGTCGCGCGATAAAGCGGCTTCCGACCAGAGCGCCGGCAACAATTCAGGCAACAGCGGCGGCGCCACGACCGGACCGGGCTCCGATGCCGGTGCCAATGCCAATGCCAGTCAACCCGCCGCGACGAAATCCGGCACGACAAAATCCGACACTACGAAATCGACGGACAAGCCGGCTTCCGGTGCCAATTCCACGGCCGATTCCTCGACGGCTCCCGCCGTCGTAGCCCAGCCGCTGTCCATCACGACGCCGAACCCGGTCGCCGTCACCATTGCCGTCGCCATCCCAACGTCCGGCACCCCCGGCGCGACGCCGGCGTCCGGATCCGGCAGCGCTACGGCACCGCTCGCGATTGCGGCGGCGGCGATCGCCGCCAGTTCGCAAGCCGCACCGGCATCGACGTCATCCGCGCAGACCAAGATCGATGCGAACGCTGCCGCTGCCGCCTCGACAACCGCCGCCACAGCAACCAACCCGGATGCCGCGGCAGCGGCGAAGATCGCCGTTCAAGCGGCGGCGGGCGAGGCGATCGCCAAGCCCGTCAAGCCGCAGCTCACGCCAACCGGCGCAACCGATGTGGCAACGACCATTGCCGCAACAGCGCCCGTCGCGCCCAAAACCACCTCGACCAAGGCCGCAGTGGCTACGCCGGCAAAGGGCGCGACATCGGGCACCTCGGATGCGACGTCAGGAACATCCGATTCCTCCGCAACCGCCGCACCGGCCGATCGCGGCAATGTCGCGTCACAACAAGCCGCCGCCGCCAAGCCGGAAGCCGGCAACGGTCTTGCGGCAAAACCGGATGCCTCCGCCGGCGCCGCATTGACAACGCCTGCGCCCGTGACGGCCCGGGATCACTCGACGGTCGCGGCGACGGCCAACGCACCGACCGGTTCGTCGGATGCCGGCGGCCAAGTGACGGGCGCGTTCCAGCCGCAGCCAGGCACTGCTGCAACCCCGCTCGCTCCCACCGGACCGTTGAGCGTCACGGCAGCGACCAATGCGCCGGTGCCGCTGAGCGGGCTTGCGGTTCAGATCGCAGCCTCCGTCAAGAGCGGCAAGAGCAGTTTTGAGATCCGGCTCGATCCGGCCGATCTCGGCCGCATCGACGTTCGCATCAACGTCGATACCAACGGCAACGTGACGTCGCATTTGACGGTCGAAAAGCCGGAAACGCTGTCGATGCTGCGTCAGGACGCACCGCAGTTGCAGCAGGCGCTCGACGACGCCGGCTTCAAGACCGGCGACGGCGGCCTGCAATTCAGCCTGCGCGACCAGTCCTTTTCCGGCCAGAACGGCGGCAACGACACGCCCCGCAACGCGCAGCGGCTGGTGATCACCGACGACGTCACGATCCCCGCAACGGTTGCGGGACAAAGCTATGGCCGCATGCTCGGATCGAGCAGCGGCGTCGATATCAGGGTCTGA
- the mnmA gene encoding tRNA 2-thiouridine(34) synthase MnmA — protein MLNSLDLKGRPQDTRVVVAMSGGVDSSVTAALLKSEGYDVVGITLQLYDHGAATHRKGACCAGQDIHDARNVAERIGVPHYVLDYENRFRESVIDNFADSYASGETPVPCIECNRSIKFRDLLKTARELGADVLATGHYVASRRLADGSRALLCAADADRDQSYFLFATTREQLDYLRFPLGDMTKHETRELARRFGLEVADKHDSQDICFVPTGRYTDIIGRLRPNAVLPGDIVDLEGRVIGSHQGIVHFTVGQRRGLGIASSAPLYVVRLEAKSRRVVVGPREALRMDRIVLRDVNWIGDGALEHTVGEGLEIFVRVRSTRAPQPAWLRAANGGYEIELVAGEEGVSPGQACVFYDAPSGQARVLGGGFIQSATAKRAAASDTMRPPLVEAMRG, from the coding sequence ATGCTCAACAGTCTCGATCTCAAGGGCCGTCCACAGGACACAAGGGTCGTCGTCGCCATGTCGGGCGGCGTCGATTCCTCGGTCACGGCCGCGCTGTTGAAGTCGGAGGGCTATGACGTCGTCGGCATCACGCTGCAGCTCTACGATCATGGCGCCGCCACCCATCGCAAGGGCGCCTGCTGCGCCGGGCAGGACATCCACGACGCGCGCAATGTCGCCGAGCGGATCGGCGTTCCGCATTATGTGCTGGATTACGAAAACCGCTTTCGCGAGTCGGTGATCGACAATTTCGCCGACAGCTATGCCTCGGGCGAAACGCCGGTGCCCTGCATCGAGTGCAACCGCTCCATCAAATTCCGCGACCTGCTCAAGACCGCGCGCGAGCTCGGCGCCGACGTGCTCGCCACCGGCCATTATGTCGCCTCGCGCCGCCTCGCCGACGGCTCGCGCGCGCTGCTGTGCGCGGCTGACGCCGATCGCGACCAGAGCTATTTCCTGTTCGCGACCACGCGCGAGCAGCTCGATTATTTGCGCTTTCCGCTCGGCGACATGACCAAGCACGAGACGCGCGAATTGGCGCGGCGCTTCGGTCTCGAGGTTGCCGACAAGCACGACAGCCAGGACATCTGCTTCGTGCCGACCGGACGCTATACCGACATCATCGGGCGCTTGCGGCCGAATGCGGTTCTGCCCGGCGATATCGTCGACCTCGAGGGCCGCGTCATCGGCAGCCATCAGGGTATCGTTCATTTCACCGTCGGCCAGCGCCGCGGATTGGGCATTGCGTCGAGCGCGCCGCTCTATGTGGTGCGGCTGGAGGCTAAAAGCCGCCGCGTCGTGGTCGGCCCGCGCGAGGCGTTACGGATGGATCGCATCGTGCTGCGCGACGTCAACTGGATCGGCGACGGCGCGCTCGAGCACACGGTCGGCGAGGGGCTCGAGATTTTCGTGCGGGTGCGATCGACCCGCGCGCCGCAGCCGGCATGGCTGCGCGCGGCCAATGGCGGCTACGAAATCGAACTCGTCGCGGGCGAGGAGGGCGTCTCCCCGGGCCAGGCCTGCGTGTTCTACGATGCGCCGTCAGGCCAGGCCCGCGTGCTCGGCGGCGGTTTTATTCAGAGCGCGACCGCGAAGCGCGCGGCGGCGAGCGACACCATGCGACCGCCGCTGGTCGAGGCGATGCGCGGCTAA
- a CDS encoding class I SAM-dependent methyltransferase → MAADIDRAGVAKAYGRWAPVYDLVFGRVFDHGRQSTIAEADRIGGRILDVGVGTGLSLSDYSRTTKLCGVDISEPMLRKAQSRVRALGLSNVETLAVMDAKNLAFADSSFDAVVAQYVITAVPDPEATLDDFIRVLKPGGELILVNHIGAESGPRRVFELAFAPLARRLGWRPEFPWLRLEKWAAKHGGVSLAERRPMPPMGHFSLIRYRKS, encoded by the coding sequence ATGGCGGCAGATATCGACCGCGCGGGGGTCGCGAAGGCTTATGGGCGCTGGGCGCCGGTCTACGATCTCGTGTTCGGCAGGGTATTCGACCACGGCCGCCAATCGACGATTGCCGAAGCCGACCGGATCGGCGGCCGCATTCTCGACGTCGGCGTCGGCACCGGATTGTCGCTGTCGGACTATTCGCGCACCACGAAATTGTGCGGTGTCGATATTTCCGAGCCGATGCTGCGCAAGGCGCAGAGCCGGGTGCGTGCGCTCGGGCTTTCCAATGTCGAGACGCTCGCGGTGATGGACGCCAAGAATCTGGCTTTTGCGGATTCCTCCTTCGACGCGGTGGTGGCGCAATATGTCATCACCGCGGTGCCCGATCCCGAAGCGACGCTCGATGATTTCATCCGCGTGCTAAAACCCGGCGGCGAGCTCATCCTGGTCAATCACATCGGCGCTGAAAGCGGCCCGCGCCGCGTCTTCGAACTGGCATTCGCGCCGCTCGCGCGCCGGCTCGGCTGGCGGCCGGAATTCCCCTGGCTGCGCCTGGAGAAGTGGGCCGCCAAACACGGCGGCGTCAGCCTCGCCGAGCGCCGCCCGATGCCGCCGATGGGGCATTTTTCGCTGATCCGCTATCGCAAATCGTAA
- a CDS encoding PaaI family thioesterase, producing the protein MDPTANEGVSAFSGLKYFRALMEGSIARSAMLELFDINIEAAEPGLVVLTAIPTAEHYNPLGFVHGGYAAVLLDTCMAAAIVTSLEPGLSPVTLEYKINFTRPMSADTGVVRGEGKTLHVGRQMAIGEGRLLDAKGRLLAHGTTTCHVVREGVS; encoded by the coding sequence ATGGATCCTACCGCAAACGAAGGCGTTTCCGCTTTCTCTGGTCTTAAGTACTTCAGAGCGCTCATGGAGGGGTCCATTGCGCGTTCGGCGATGCTCGAGCTTTTCGATATCAACATCGAGGCTGCCGAGCCTGGGCTCGTCGTGCTAACCGCGATACCGACGGCAGAGCACTACAATCCCCTGGGATTCGTCCATGGTGGTTACGCGGCCGTCCTGCTCGATACCTGTATGGCAGCAGCCATCGTAACTTCGCTGGAGCCAGGCCTTTCCCCCGTGACGCTCGAATACAAGATCAACTTCACAAGACCGATGTCCGCCGATACGGGGGTCGTCCGTGGGGAGGGCAAGACGCTACATGTCGGTCGGCAGATGGCCATCGGCGAAGGCAGATTGCTCGACGCGAAGGGTAGGCTTCTCGCCCACGGGACGACCACCTGCCATGTCGTGCGGGAAGGAGTTTCCTGA